In the Setaria italica strain Yugu1 chromosome VI, Setaria_italica_v2.0, whole genome shotgun sequence genome, one interval contains:
- the LOC101758009 gene encoding putative receptor protein kinase CRINKLY4, with translation MSARPKFQEMGHVLVLAVCFLVLLPGWACGLGSMSSIAVSYGEDGPVFCSLSSDGSHLVSCFGADASVLYGAPPNIPFLGLTAGDGFVCGLLLDTRQPYCWGSNSYVKSGVPQPMIEGAKYSEISAGDNHLCALRAAADGIHGANDGASLIDCWGYNMTATHVLAEAVSTISAGSMFNCGLFVRNRTVFCWGDETVSGVIRLAPRDLHFQSIGAGGYHVCGVLENEQVFCWGRSLEMQQVAPSSAIGDGDVNIVPMDAMVSVVGGRFHACGIKSLDHQVACWGFTLHNSTSPPKGLKMYVLVAGDYFTCGVPAETSLMPRCWGNSGPLALPMAVPPGICVPTVCSHGYYEYVNHGEVGLSKVCKPANSRLCLPCSTGCPEDSYESSPCNATADRVCQFDCLRCVAQECLSFCLSQKQTKSRKLMAFQMRVFVAEIVFAIILVLSVSVITCLYVRHKLRHCQCSNSELRLAKSTAYSFRKDNMRIQPDVEDLKVRRAQEFSYEELEQATGGFSEDSQVGKGSFSCVFKGILRDGTVVAVKRAIKASDVKKSSKEFHNELDLLSRLNHAHLLNLLGYCEDGSERLLVYEFMAHGSLYQHLHGNDPNLKRQLNWARRVTIAVQAARGIEYLHGYACPPVIHRDIKSSNILIDEDHNARVADFGLSIMGPADSGTPLSELPAGTLGYLDPEYYRLHYLTTKSDVYSFGVFLLEILSGRKAIDMQFEEGNIVEWAVPLIKAGDIFAILDPVLSPPSDLEALKKIASVACKCVRMRGKDRPSMDKVTTALEHALALLMGSPCIEQPILPTEVVLGSSRMHKVSQMSSNHSCSENELADGEDQRIEYRAPSWITFPSVTSSQRRKSSASEADITVRTTTEGRNAGSSIGDGLRSLEEEISPASPQENLYLQHNF, from the coding sequence ATGAGCGCCCGCCCCAAGTTTCAAGAGATGGGCCATGTGCTGGTTCTAGCAGTGTGCTTCCTGGTCTTGTTGCCTGGTTGGGCCTGTGGCCTTGGCTCCATGTCATCCATTGCAGTGTCTTATGGGGAGGACGGTCCAGTGTTTTGCAGCCTTAGCTCCGATGGCTCCCACCTGGTCTCCTGCTTTGGTGCAGATGCCTCTGTTCTGTATGGCGCGCCACCCAACATCCCTTTCCTTGGCCTTACAGCGGGGGATGGGTTTGTGTGTGGCCTCTTGCTTGACACCAGGCAGCCATACTGTTGGGGGAGCAACTCCTATGTCAAGAGCGGGGTGCCGCAGCCGATGATTGAGGGCGCAAAGTACTCTGAGATCAGTGCAGGGGACAACCACCTCTGTGCACTGCGAGCAGCTGCAGATGGGATTCATGGCGCTAACGATGGTGCATCGTTGATCGACTGCTGGGGATACAATATGACAGCCACACATGTTCTTGCTGAAGCCGTGTCGACCATTTCAGCCGGTTCAATGTTCAATTGCGGCTTGTTTGTGCGGAACAGGACTGTGTTCTGCTGGGGTGATGAAACGGTGAGTGGTGTCATCAGGCTGGCACCAAGGGATCTGCACTTCCAGTCTATTGGAGCAGGTGGTTACCATGTCTGTGGGGTGCTGGAGAATGAACAGGTTTTCTGCTGGGGCAGGAGCTTGGAAATGCAGCAGGTGGCACCATCCAGTGCTATCGGTGATGGTGATGTGAACATAGTGCCAATGGATGCGATGGTCTCTGTGGTCGGTGGACGGTTCCACGCTTGTGGCATCAAGAGCCTTGATCACCAAGTAGCTTGCTGGGGTTTCACACTTCATAACAGTACATCACCACCAAAAGGGCTAAAGATGTATGTGCTCGTTGCTGGGGACTACTTTACTTGTGGAGTGCCTGCTGAGACATCACTGATGCCAAGGTGCTGGGGCAACAGTGGGCCATTGGCATTACCAATGGCAGTACCCCCTGGAATTTGTGTACCTACTGTATGCAGCCATGGGTACTATGAATATGTGAACCACGGTGAAGTTGGCCTTAGCAAGGTGTGTAAGCCTGCGAATTCTAGACTCTGCTTGCCCTGTAGTACAGGTTGCCCAGAAGACTCGTATGAGTCATCTCCTTGCAATGCGACAGCTGACCGTGTTTGCCAGTTCGATTGCTTGAGGTGTGTCGCACAAGAGTGCTTGTCATTCTGCTTATCACAGAAGCAGACCAAGAGCCGGAAGTTGATGGCCTTTCAGATGCGTGTCTTTGTAGCAGAGATTGTATTTGCCATCATCTTGGTACTCAGCGTATCAGTAATCACTTGCCTGTATGTCCGGCACAAACTTCGACATTGCCAATGTTCAAATAGCGAGCTGAGACTGGCAAAGAGCACAGCGTACTCTTTCCGGAAGGATAACATGAGGATCCAGCCTGACGTGGAGGATTTGAAGGTCAGGAGAGCTCAGGAATTCTCCTATGAAGAGTTAGAGCAAGCAACTGGTGGCTTTTCAGAGGATTCACAAGTCGGCAAAGGCAGCTTTTCATGTGTATTCAAGGGCATATTGAGAGATGGGACAGTGGTCGCTGTGAAGCGTGCAATAAAAGCATCAGATGTGAAGAAGAGCTCAAAGGAGTTCCACAATGAACTTGACCTCCTCTCCAGGCTCAACCATGCACATTTGCTCAACCTGCTTGGTTACTGTGAAGATGGCAGTGAGAGGCTCTTGGTTTATGAGTTCATGGCTCATGGATCCCTGTACCAGCATCTGCATGGTAACGATCCAAACTTAAAAAGGCAACTGAATTGGGCCAGGCGGGTCACCATTGCTGTTCAGGCTGCTAGAGGAATCGAGTACTTGCATGGCTATGCTTGCCCTCCCGTAATTCACCGGGACATCAAGTCGTCAAACATATTGATTGATGAGGATCACAATGCGCGTGTCGCTGACTTCGGTCTATCTATAATGGGTCCTGCAGATAGCGGTACCCCGCTATCTGAGCTGCCAGCAGGGACACTAGGCTACCTTGACCCTGAGTACTACCGTCTCCATTACTTGACTACAAAGTCCGATGTCTACAGCTTCGGAGTTTTTCTCTTGGAGATACTAAGTGGCAGGAAAGCGATTGACATGCAGTTCGAGGAAGGAAACATTGTTGAATGGGCAGTACCACTAATCAAAGCTGGGGACATTTTTGCCATCCTTGATCCAGTCTTATCTCCACCCTCCGACCTTGAGGCTCTCAAGAAGATTGCTTCTGTGGCTTGTAAGTGTGTCAGAATGCGAGGGAAAGATCGGCCTTCCATGGATAAGGTGACAACAGCTCTGGAGCATGCTCTTGCTTTGCTGATGGGCAGTCCGTGCATCGAGCAGCCCATTCTACCGACTGAGGTTGTTCTTGGAAGTAGCCGGATGCACAAGGTATCACAGATGTCCTCTAACCACTCTTGCTCAGAGAACGAGCTTGCTGACGGCGAGGATCAGCGTATCGAGTACAGGGCGCCATCCTGGATAACTTTCCCTAGTGTGACCTCATCACAGAGGAGGAAATCATCTGCATCGGAAGCTGACATCACCGTCCGAACGACCACAGAAGGTAGGAATGCCGGGAGCAGCATAGGTGATGGACTGCGGTCACTGGAGGAAGAGATCAGCCCGGCTTCACCGCAGGAAAACCTGTACTTGCAGCACAACTTCTGA